The following proteins come from a genomic window of Gossypium raimondii isolate GPD5lz chromosome 5, ASM2569854v1, whole genome shotgun sequence:
- the LOC105767880 gene encoding heavy metal-associated isoprenylated plant protein 47 isoform X5 — translation MHCSKCRKKALKVAAVAYGVTSVALHGPEKDKLMILGDGVDAACLTEALRKKLCHASIEIVEEVKDTPKPVDPPKPPSPQIIICQPQPFEYYRVVPDPTPAPCTIM, via the exons ATGCATTGCAGCAAATGCCGAAAAAAAGCTTTAAAAGTAGCTGCTGTTGCATATG GGGTGACATCGGTGGCACTACATGGACCAGAAAAGGACAAGCTAATGATATTAGGTGATGGGGTGGATGCAGCATGTTTGACCGAGGCATTAAGGAAGAAGCTTTGTCATGCAAGCATTGAAATAGTTGAAGAAGTGAAAGATACACCCAAACCAGTAGATCCGCCAAAGCCCCCGTCTCCTCAAATTATAATCTGTCAACCACAGCCGTTTGAATATTATAGAGTGGTTCCTGATCCTACTCCAGCTCCTTGTACTATTATGTGA
- the LOC105767880 gene encoding heavy metal-associated isoprenylated plant protein 47 isoform X3 has product MKQKIVLKVSMHCSKCRKKALKVAAVAYGVTSVALHGPEKDKLMILGDGVDAACLTEALRKKLCHASIEIVEEVKDTPKPVDPPKPPSPQIIICQPQPFEYYRVVPDPTPAPCTIM; this is encoded by the exons ATGAAG CAAAAGATAGTTCTTAAAGTGTCAATGCATTGCAGCAAATGCCGAAAAAAAGCTTTAAAAGTAGCTGCTGTTGCATATG GGGTGACATCGGTGGCACTACATGGACCAGAAAAGGACAAGCTAATGATATTAGGTGATGGGGTGGATGCAGCATGTTTGACCGAGGCATTAAGGAAGAAGCTTTGTCATGCAAGCATTGAAATAGTTGAAGAAGTGAAAGATACACCCAAACCAGTAGATCCGCCAAAGCCCCCGTCTCCTCAAATTATAATCTGTCAACCACAGCCGTTTGAATATTATAGAGTGGTTCCTGATCCTACTCCAGCTCCTTGTACTATTATGTGA
- the LOC105768520 gene encoding protein transport protein Sec24-like At3g07100: MAADLTKYQIGVNIYAFSDKYTDIASLGTLAKYTGGQVYYYPSFQSNFHGEKLRRELARDLTRETAWEAVMRIRCGKGIRFTSYHGNFMLRSTDLLALPAVDCDKAYAMQLSLEETLLSTPTVYFQVALLYTASCGERRIRVHTAAAPVVTDLGEMYRQADTGAIVSLFCRLAIEKTLTSKLEDARNSLQQRIVKALREYRNLYVVQHRLGTRMIYPESLKFLCLYGLALSKSVPLKGGYADAQLDERCAAGFTMMALPVKKLLKLLYPSLIRIDEYLLKPSAQADDFKNIMKRLPLLAESLDSRGLYLYDDGLRFVIWFGRMLSPDIARNLLGPEFAAELSRVALTENDNEMSRRLMKMLKRLRESDPSYYQLPYLVRQGEQPREGFLLLVNLLEDQMGGTVGYVDWIMQIHRQVQQNA, encoded by the exons ATGGCTGCTGATCTTACAAAGTACCAGATAGGGGTTAATATTTATGCCTTTAGTGACAAATACACTGACATAGCTTCCTTAG GAACCCTGGCAAAATATACTGGGGGTCAAGTGTATTATTATCCAAGCTTCCAATCAAACTTTCATGGAGAGAAGCTGAGGCGTGAGTTGGCCAGAGATCTTACTAGGGAAACAGCCTGGGAAGCAGTTATGCGCATAAGATGTGGAAAAG GGATTAGGTTTACATCTTACCACGGCAACTTTATGCTGAGGTCCACAGATTTACTAGCACTTCCAGCTGTAGACTGTGATAAAGCATATGCAATGCAGTTATCCCTTGAGGAGACACTTCTTTCTACTCCAACAGTATATTTCCAAGTTGCTTTACT ATATACTGCATCTTGTGGAGAGAGGCGTATCAGAGTACATACCGCAGCTGCCCCTGTTGTTACAGATTTGGGGGAGATGTACCGCCAGGCTGACACTGGTGccattgtttctttgttttgtagatTAG CAATCGAGAAAACATTGACAAGTAAACTTGAAGATGCTAGAAATTCTTTGCAACAAAGGATTGTAAAAGCGCTCAGAGAATACCGCAATCTTTATGTTGTGCAGCATCGGTTGGGAACTAGGATGATCTATCCAGAGTCTCTAAAGTTCTTGTGTTTGTACGGATTAGCACTGTCTAAATCAGTACCTCTAAAAGGAGGATATGCAGACGCTCAGCTTGATGAACGCTGCGCAGCAGGTTTCACCATGATGGCATTACCCGTTAAAAAGTTGTTGAAGCTTTTATATCCTAGCTTGATTCGAATTGATGAATATCTTTTGAAG CCATCTGCTCAAGCTGatgatttcaaaaacatcatGAAGAGATTGCCTTTGCTCGCAGAAAGCCTAGATTCGAGGGGCCTTTATTTGTATGATGATGGCTTACGCTTTGTTATTTGGTTTGGTAGAATGCTTTCACCCGATATAGCAAGGAATTTACTTGGACCAGAGTTTGCAGCAGAATTATCGAGG GTTGCGCTTACCGAGAATGATAATGAAATGTCAAGAAGGCTGATGAAGATGTTAAAGAGACTAAGAGAGAGTGACCCTTCGTATTATCAACTTCCTTATCTTGTAAGACAAGGTGAACAGCCGAGGGAAGGTTTCCTGCTGCTTGTAAATCTTCTTGAGGACCAGATGGGCGGTACTGTTGGTTACGTCGATTGGATAATGCAAATACACCGACAAGTCCAACAAAATGCATGA